One window of the Perca flavescens isolate YP-PL-M2 chromosome 16, PFLA_1.0, whole genome shotgun sequence genome contains the following:
- the dcp2 gene encoding m7GpppN-mRNA hydrolase: MFSTNMETKRVEIPSGVLDDLCSRFILHIPSEERDNAIRVCFQIELAHWFYLDFCMQNTPGAPHCGIRDFAKAVFHHCPFLLPHGEDVQKILEQWKEYKMGVPTYGAIILDEALENALLVQGYLAKSGWGFPKGKVNEDEAPHDCAVREVLEETGFDIKNRICKDMYIEQKITDQVVRLYIIPGVSKDTKFNPKTRKEIRNIEWFPIEKLPCHRNDMTPKSKLGLAPNRFFMAIPFIRPLREWISRLKGESTDSDEDFANNGNTSSKLSDNARSKSRRLTGADAFPGDGWAKHKQPKALGQASQQELNQNSHLKGNGKKCPDSSYVKKGANDNGANCQQKEVKRLQPRRLQDSFERDVAPCSSNGHQTVHSKDSEPLLSSKAFLNFKFDREAIMKCFDY; this comes from the exons ATGTTTTCAACCAACATGGAAACCAAAAGAGTGGAGATCCCATCCGGCGTACTGGACGACCTatgcag CCGGTTCATCCTGCACATCCCCAGCGAGGAGCGGGACAACGCTATCCGGGTGTGCTTCCAGATCGAGCTGGCCCACTGGTTCTACCTGGACTTCTGCATGCAGAACACTCCGGGGGCTCCTCACTGTGGGATAAGAGACTTCGCCAAAGCAG TTTTCCATCACTGTCCGTTTCTGTTGCCTCACGGAGAGGATGTTCAGAAAATCCTGGAACAGTGGAAGGAGTACAAGATGGGTGTACCTACTTATGGAGCAATCATTCTTGATGAAGCACTAGAAAAC GCGCTGCTCGTTCAGGGCTACCTTGCAAAGTCAGGCTGGGGCTTTCCGAAGGGGAAAGTGAATGAGGATGAAGCGCCTCATGACTGTGCAGTTCGTGAA GTGTTGGAGGAGACAGGCTTCGACATCAAGAATCGCATCTGCAAAGACATGTACATAGAGCAGAAAATCACTGACCAGGTGGTGCGGCTCTACATCATACCAGGAGTGTCAAAGGATACCAAGTTCAACCCCAAAACAAGAAAAGAGATCAGG AACATTGAATGGTTTCCTATTGAGAAGCTGCCATGTCACAGGAATGACATGACCCCAAAGTCTAAACTTGGACTTGCCCCCAACAGGTTTTTCATGGCCATTCCATTCATAAG ACCGCTGCGAGAATGGATCAGCAGGCTGAAAGGCGAGTCGACAGACAGTGACGAGGACTTTGCAAACAACGGCAACACTTCAAGCAAACTTTCAGACAACGCTCG GTCAAAATCCCGCCGCCTCACAGGTGCTGATGCATTTCCAGGAGACGGTTGGGCGAAACACAAGCAGCCGAAGGCTCTGGGCCAGGCGAGTCAGCAGGAGCTCAACCAG AATTCACATTTGAAAGGCAATGGAAAGAAATGTCCGGACTCGTCTTATGTGAAGAAAGGAGCAAATGACAATGGAGCCAACTGCCAGCAG AAAGAAGTTAAAAGACTTCAACCCAGAAGACTGCAAGACAGTTTTGAGAGAG ATGTGGCTCCATGCAGCTCCAACGGTCACCAGACAGTCCACAGCAAAGACTCTGAGCCCCTGCTGTCCTCAAAGGCTTTCCTCAATTTTAAATTTGACCGAGAAGCCATCATGAAATGTTTTGACTACTGA